One genomic region from Marinobacter szutsaonensis encodes:
- the glgA gene encoding glycogen synthase GlgA yields MKRVLFVTSEVYPVIKTGGLADVSASLPEALSRQDCDIQIMLPGYPAALEAARTAGSRRKARLSIGQYHVTLWRTRLPGTAVSLWLVDCPALFDRPGNPYQNEEGQDWWDNAHRYQLFCRVAAMMASGQLGLRWAPDIVHCNDWQSALVPVFLDHLPNRPGTVFTIHNLAYQGLFSQETFRAMGLPDSLWRFDRLEFHDQLSFIKGGLVYADRITTVSPTYAREIQTPEFGYGLDGLLRYRSDRLSGILNGIDTRIWNPSDDRYLDFHYGPDSLSNKSQCKARLQQQLGLEVNGAPLFGSIGRLVEQKGIDWLLAVIPPLLEKGCQFAILGSGEARYTDPLRTLAREHPEQVSLTVGYDEPLAHRITAGADMFLMPSRFEPCGLNQMFSLRYGTIPVVHAVGGLRDTVVDPGQAAGTRATGFCFERPNADAFLHAIDRALEYYSNRKQWRHLQRNGMAGDYSWKYRAREYLALYQSILTEQCKRN; encoded by the coding sequence ATGAAACGGGTTCTTTTTGTTACCAGTGAAGTCTATCCGGTTATCAAGACTGGCGGCCTTGCGGACGTCTCGGCCAGCCTGCCCGAGGCCCTGAGCCGGCAGGACTGTGATATCCAGATAATGCTGCCCGGCTACCCGGCTGCCCTGGAGGCCGCACGCACCGCCGGCAGCCGGCGCAAGGCGAGGCTGAGCATTGGCCAATACCATGTCACGCTCTGGCGCACCCGACTGCCCGGCACCGCCGTCAGCCTCTGGCTGGTGGACTGCCCCGCGCTTTTCGACCGGCCGGGTAATCCCTATCAGAACGAAGAAGGCCAGGACTGGTGGGACAACGCCCACCGCTACCAGCTGTTCTGCCGGGTTGCGGCTATGATGGCCAGCGGCCAGCTGGGACTTCGCTGGGCGCCGGACATCGTGCACTGCAACGACTGGCAATCTGCCCTGGTGCCGGTTTTCCTCGATCATCTGCCAAACAGGCCCGGCACCGTCTTCACCATCCATAACCTGGCGTACCAGGGTCTGTTTTCCCAGGAGACCTTCCGGGCGATGGGGCTGCCGGACTCCCTCTGGCGCTTTGACCGGCTCGAATTTCACGATCAGCTGTCCTTCATCAAAGGCGGGCTCGTCTACGCCGACAGGATCACCACGGTCAGTCCCACCTATGCCCGCGAAATCCAGACGCCGGAGTTCGGGTATGGCCTGGATGGCCTGCTGAGATACCGCTCTGATCGCCTCTCCGGAATCCTCAACGGCATCGATACCCGGATCTGGAATCCCTCGGATGATCGGTATCTCGACTTTCATTACGGGCCGGACAGCCTCAGCAACAAGAGCCAGTGCAAGGCCCGCCTTCAGCAACAGCTGGGGCTCGAAGTGAACGGCGCGCCCCTCTTCGGGTCCATCGGACGGCTGGTGGAGCAGAAAGGCATCGATTGGCTGCTGGCTGTCATTCCGCCCCTGCTTGAAAAGGGCTGCCAGTTTGCCATTCTTGGTTCAGGCGAGGCGCGATATACGGATCCTCTCCGTACCCTGGCGCGGGAGCATCCGGAGCAGGTGTCCCTGACCGTGGGTTATGACGAGCCGCTGGCCCACAGAATCACCGCCGGCGCCGACATGTTCCTGATGCCCTCCCGTTTCGAACCCTGTGGCCTCAACCAGATGTTCAGTCTGCGCTACGGCACGATTCCGGTTGTCCATGCGGTCGGCGGACTTAGAGATACCGTTGTCGATCCAGGCCAGGCGGCTGGCACCCGGGCAACCGGCTTCTGTTTCGAGCGACCCAACGCGGATGCCTTCCTGCATGCGATTGACCGGGCTCTGGAGTACTACAGTAATCGCAAGCAATGGCGACACCTGCAGCGCAACGGCATGGCGGGTGATTATTCCTGGAAGTACCGGGCCCGTGAATATCTGGCCCTGTACCAGTCGATTCTGACCGAACAATGCAAACGAAACTGA
- the glgP gene encoding alpha-glucan family phosphorylase, whose translation MSKATEFRLEARPRIPEGLERLEELANDLFYSWDHGVRNLFARIDPVLWQRVEHNPKLFLRRLAQERLDDAAQDRAFLAEYRQVLSSYDVYVESEPGPEVTEILDPERDLVAYFCAEFGFHESFPIYSGGLGILAGDHCKAASDLGLPFVAVGLLYQQGYFIQTIDAQGHQIARYKSHSSDELPISPVEVNGELLKVSVPFPGRTVTARVWEARVGHIRLYLLDSHTPENNDEDQNLTLQLYGGDESTRISQEMLLGIGGTRVLEALGLQPSAWHINEGHAAFQILERCRQLMQQGLEFEAALEAVAASTLFTTHTPVPAGHDIFSRELVQHALGTYLEESGLDMNKVFALGSRDGGHSFNMTSLGLRGSRFHNGVSRIHGGVASGMEGYVWPQVPPAENPLGYITNGVHVPTFLAPEWASLFDIQAPTWKSELRNPDFWNFVDHIPDYHYWSVHKALKQQMGEFVVEQLARQHERNGTGHSVTERMTRQLVSPEKDTLVIGFARRFATYKRATLIFSDLERLERLLTDPEHPVVLIFAGKAHPKDKPGQQLIKVIHDLSMRPSLMGHIILLEDYDQAMARYLLAGVDVWLNNPEYPKEASGTSGEKAALNGALNLSVLDGWWGEGYDGTNGWAINPRDTGLDPEFRNEEEARDLLDLLEFEIVPLYYDRASQGYSKGWVTRSKASMKTITPRFNSQRMVMDYVEHYYEPASAQGQRLLADGAKAARDLAKWKARVREAWPGVSLSVVGCVECRCAYDETVELRVEAVLNGLTAEDVRVECVVTPECTGSHDAPGTDRFLLTMESEQDGKTVFATQVPPPYPGLQTLRLRMYPYHPALTHLLEMGSMLWV comes from the coding sequence ATGAGCAAGGCCACTGAGTTCCGGCTTGAAGCACGCCCCAGGATTCCGGAAGGTCTTGAACGACTGGAAGAGCTGGCCAACGATCTGTTCTACAGCTGGGATCACGGCGTCAGGAACCTGTTCGCCCGCATTGACCCGGTACTCTGGCAGCGCGTCGAGCACAATCCGAAGCTGTTCCTTCGCCGGCTAGCCCAGGAGCGACTGGATGATGCCGCACAGGATCGCGCGTTCCTTGCAGAGTACCGCCAGGTTCTGAGCAGTTACGATGTCTACGTGGAGTCTGAACCGGGGCCTGAAGTGACCGAAATACTGGATCCCGAGCGGGACCTGGTGGCCTATTTCTGTGCCGAGTTCGGTTTCCACGAGAGCTTCCCGATATACTCCGGCGGTCTCGGGATTCTCGCGGGCGACCATTGCAAGGCAGCCAGCGACCTGGGCCTGCCCTTCGTAGCCGTCGGCCTGTTGTACCAGCAGGGCTACTTTATCCAGACCATCGACGCCCAGGGGCATCAGATCGCCCGCTACAAATCCCATTCCAGTGACGAACTGCCGATCTCGCCCGTGGAGGTGAACGGCGAACTGCTCAAGGTCAGTGTGCCCTTCCCCGGTCGGACCGTTACCGCACGGGTCTGGGAGGCCCGGGTTGGCCATATCCGCCTCTACCTGCTCGACAGTCACACCCCCGAAAACAATGACGAGGATCAGAACCTGACACTTCAGCTTTACGGCGGCGACGAATCGACCCGGATCAGCCAGGAAATGCTTTTGGGCATCGGCGGTACCCGGGTGCTTGAGGCACTGGGCCTGCAACCTTCCGCCTGGCACATCAATGAAGGCCATGCCGCCTTCCAGATCCTCGAGCGGTGTCGGCAGTTGATGCAGCAAGGCCTCGAATTCGAGGCGGCTCTGGAAGCCGTTGCCGCCTCAACCCTGTTCACCACCCACACACCGGTGCCGGCCGGCCACGACATCTTTTCACGGGAACTGGTTCAGCATGCCCTCGGCACTTACCTGGAAGAGTCCGGTCTGGACATGAACAAGGTCTTTGCCCTCGGTTCCCGGGATGGAGGGCACAGCTTCAACATGACCAGTCTGGGGCTTCGGGGCTCCCGTTTCCACAACGGGGTCAGTCGCATCCACGGCGGCGTGGCTTCGGGGATGGAGGGGTATGTCTGGCCGCAGGTACCGCCTGCCGAAAATCCCCTCGGGTATATAACCAATGGTGTCCACGTGCCGACGTTCCTGGCGCCGGAATGGGCAAGCCTGTTCGATATTCAGGCACCCACCTGGAAAAGCGAACTGCGGAATCCCGATTTCTGGAATTTCGTCGACCACATTCCCGACTATCACTACTGGAGTGTACACAAGGCCCTGAAACAGCAAATGGGCGAATTCGTGGTCGAGCAACTAGCGCGGCAGCACGAACGCAACGGCACCGGCCACTCGGTAACAGAACGAATGACGCGGCAGCTGGTTTCACCGGAAAAAGACACCCTGGTCATCGGCTTTGCAAGGCGGTTCGCCACCTACAAGCGCGCCACCTTGATCTTCTCGGACCTGGAACGTCTTGAGCGCCTCCTGACCGATCCCGAACACCCGGTGGTACTGATTTTCGCCGGCAAGGCACACCCGAAGGACAAACCGGGTCAACAGCTGATCAAGGTCATACACGACCTCTCCATGCGCCCCTCCCTGATGGGCCACATCATCCTGTTGGAGGATTATGACCAGGCCATGGCCCGTTACCTGCTTGCCGGTGTCGACGTCTGGCTGAACAACCCTGAGTATCCGAAGGAAGCCAGCGGCACCTCCGGTGAAAAAGCCGCCCTTAACGGTGCGCTTAATCTCAGCGTTCTGGATGGCTGGTGGGGCGAAGGTTACGACGGCACCAATGGCTGGGCCATCAACCCGAGAGACACTGGTCTGGACCCCGAATTTCGCAATGAGGAGGAAGCCCGGGACCTTCTGGACCTGCTCGAGTTCGAGATTGTCCCGCTCTACTACGACCGTGCCTCTCAGGGCTACTCAAAGGGCTGGGTAACCCGCTCGAAAGCCTCCATGAAGACCATCACACCCCGGTTCAACAGCCAGCGCATGGTGATGGACTACGTAGAACACTATTACGAGCCGGCCTCCGCCCAGGGCCAGAGGTTACTCGCCGATGGCGCCAAGGCAGCCCGGGATCTGGCAAAGTGGAAGGCCAGGGTGCGCGAAGCGTGGCCAGGCGTTTCCCTGTCTGTTGTCGGCTGCGTGGAATGCCGGTGTGCCTATGATGAAACGGTGGAGTTGCGGGTCGAAGCGGTGCTTAATGGCCTGACGGCCGAGGATGTCCGGGTGGAATGCGTCGTCACGCCGGAATGCACTGGGAGCCACGACGCGCCCGGTACCGATCGCTTTCTCCTCACCATGGAAAGCGAGCAGGACGGTAAAACCGTGTTTGCAACACAGGTTCCACCGCCCTATCCCGGCCTGCAGACGCTCCGGCTGCGCATGTATCCCTATCACCCGGCGCTGACCCACCTCCTGGAGATGGGCTCAATGCTCTGGGTCTAG